From one Nycticebus coucang isolate mNycCou1 chromosome 14, mNycCou1.pri, whole genome shotgun sequence genomic stretch:
- the FTH1 gene encoding ferritin heavy chain, with protein sequence MTTASPSQVRQNYHQDSEAAINRQINLELYASYVYLSMSYYFDRDDVALKNFAKYFLHQSHEEREHAEKLMKLQNQRGGRIFLQDIKKPDCDDWESGLNAMECALHLEKSVNQSLLELHKLATDKNDPHLCDFIETHYLNEQVKSIKELGDHVTNLRKMGAPESGMAEYLFDKHTLGDSDNEN encoded by the exons ATGACGACCGCATCCCCTTCGCAGGTGCGCCAGAACTACCACCAGGACTCGGAGGCCGCCATCAACCGCCAGATCAACCTGGAGCTCTACGCCTCCTACGTCTACCTGTCCATG TCTTACTACTTTGACCGCGATGATGTGgctttgaagaattttgccaAATACTTTCTTCACCAATCTCACGAGGAGAGGGAACATGCTGAGAAACTGATGAAGCTGCAGAATCAACGAGGTGGCCGAATCTTCCTTCAGGATATCAAA AAACCAGACTGTGATGACTGGGAGAGCGGGCTGAATGCGATGGAGTGTGCGTTACACTTGGAAAAAAGTGTGAATCAGTCACTACTGGAACTGCACAAACTGGCCACTGACAAAAATGACCCCCAC TTGTGTGACTTCATTGAGACACATTACCTGAATGAACAGGTGAAATCCATTAAAGAACTGGGTGACCACGTAACCAACCTGCGCAAGATGGGAGCCCCTGAATCTGGCATGGCAGAGTATCTCTTTGACAAGCACACCCTGGGAGACAGTGATAATGAGAACTAA
- the BEST1 gene encoding bestrophin-1: MTITYTSQVANARLGSFSRLLLCWRGSIYKLLYGEFLIFLLCYYAIRFIYRLALTEEQQLLFEKLTLNCDSYIQLIPISFVLGFYVTLVVTRWWNQYENLPWPDRLMSLVSGFVEGKDELGRLLRRTLMRYANLGNVLILRSVSTAVYKRFPSPQHLVQAGFMTPAEHKHFEKLSLPHNMFWVPWVWFANLSMKAWLGGRIRDPILLHSLLNEMNTLRTQCGHLYAYDWISVPLVYTQVVTVAVYSFFLACLVGRQFLNPAKAYPGHELDLVVPLFTFLQFFFYVGWLKVAEQLINPFGEDDDDFETNWIVDRNLQVSLLAVDEMHQDLPRMERDMYWNEPEPQPPYTAASAQFRGSSFMGSTFNISLHKEDMELQRNQEEEEDGHTGIIGRFLGLQSHDHNPPRTNSKTKLVWPKRDTFFQEGQHKNPKGTKQNLRGHEDSKVLKLKVVDAFKSAPLYQRPGYYSAPQTPLSPKSMVFPPEHSAPSGLHSVANIDTKDKSLKPVTSGSKNGFELLSEDDMALTEHPEVSYMRRKTVEFNLMDMPEIPEHLREPPMEQSASNIHTILKDHGDHYWALENRDEAYS; the protein is encoded by the exons ACTGGCCCTCACGGAGGAACAGCAGCTGTTGTTTGAGAAGCTGACCCTAAATTGTGACAGCTACATCCAGCTTATCCCCATTTCCTTCGTGCTGG GCTTCTACGTGACGCTGGTAGTAACCCGCTGGTGGAACCAGTACGAGAACCTGCCGTGGCCCGACCGCCTCATGAGCCTGGTGTCGGGCTTCGTGGAGGGCAAGGACGAGCTAGGCCGGCTGCTGCGGCGCACGCTCATGCGCTACGCCAACCTGGGCAACGTGCTCATCCTGCGCAGCGTCAGCACCGCGGTCTACAAGCGcttccccagcccccagcaccTGGTGCAAGCAG GCTTTATGACCCCTGCAGAACACAAGCACTTCGAAAAACTGAGCTTACCACACAACATGTTCTGGGTGCCCTGGGTATGGTTTGCCAACCTGTCGATGAAAGCCTGGCTTGGAGGTCGAATCCGGGATCCTATTCTGCTCCACAGTCTGCTGAAC GAAATGAACACCCTGCGTACTCAATGTGGACACCTTTATGCCTACGACTGGATCAGTGTCCCTTTAGTATACACACAG gTGGTGACTGTGGCAGTGTACAGCTTCTTCCTGGCTTGCCTGGTTGGGAGACAGTTTctgaacccagccaaggcctaCCCTGGCCATGAGCTGGACCTTGTTGTGCCTCTCTTCACATTCCTGCAATTCTTCTTCTATGTCGGCTGGCTGAAG GTGGCAGAACAGCTCATCAACCCCTTTGGAGAGGATGATGATGATTTTGAGACCAACTGGATTGTCGACAGGAACTTACAG GTGTCCCTTTTGGCTGTGGATGAGATGCACCAGGACCTGCCTCGGATGGAGCGGGACATGTACTGGAATGAACCAGAACCCCAGCCCCCCTACACAGCTGCTTCTGCCCAGTTCCGCGGATCCTCCTTTATGGGCTCCACCTTCAACATCAG CCTGCACAAAGAAGACATGGAGCTCCAGCGGaatcaggaggaggaggaggatggtcACACTGGCATCATTGGCCGCTTCTTAGGGCTGCAGTCCCATGACCACAATCCTCCCAGGACAAACTCAAAGACCAAACTAGTATGGCCCAAGAGGGACACATTTTTCCAGGAGGGCCAGCACAAGAACCCCAAGGGGACCAAACAGAACCTTAGAGGCCATGAAGATAGCAAGGTCTTGAAGCTTAAAGTAGTGGACGCCTTTAAGTCTGCTCCACTGTATCAGAGGCCAGGTTACTACAGTGCCCCCCAGACACCCCTCAGCCCCAAATCCATGGTCTTCCCCCCGGAACATTCAGCACCTTCAGGGCTTCACAGTGTTGCAAACATAGACACCAAAGATAAAAGCCTAAAGCCTGTGACTTCAGGGTCCAAGAATGGTTTTGAATTGCTCTCAGAGGATGACATGGCCTTGACAGAGCACCCAGAGGTATCTTACATGAGGAGGAAAACCGTGGAGTTTAACCTGATGGATATGCCAGAGATCCCTGAACATCTCAGAGAGCCACCTATGGAGCAGTCGGCAAGCAACATACACACTATTCTCAAAGATCATGGAGATCATTATTGGGCCTTGGAAAACAG GGATGAAGCATATTCCTAA